The following proteins are co-located in the Pyrococcus abyssi GE5 genome:
- a CDS encoding HIT family protein: MKILWAPWRIEYIRAPKHEGCIFCDFPKENRDRERLILYRGKHAFIIMNNYPYNPGHVMVAPYRHVASIEDLTEEEMLEIMKLAALIMKAIRKVMKPDGFNLGFNIGKVAGAGVDGHVHLHIVPRWNGDTNFMPVIADTKVIPESLEQAYDELKKALEEIEDAERERA; encoded by the coding sequence ATGAAGATACTGTGGGCTCCTTGGAGAATTGAGTATATAAGGGCACCTAAGCATGAGGGTTGCATATTCTGCGACTTCCCAAAGGAGAATAGAGATAGAGAGAGGCTCATATTATATAGGGGAAAACATGCGTTTATAATCATGAATAACTATCCATACAATCCTGGGCACGTCATGGTTGCTCCCTACAGGCACGTGGCGAGCATAGAGGATTTAACCGAGGAGGAGATGCTTGAAATAATGAAGCTCGCCGCTCTAATAATGAAAGCTATAAGGAAAGTTATGAAGCCGGATGGCTTTAATCTAGGCTTTAACATCGGGAAAGTTGCCGGAGCAGGTGTCGATGGGCACGTTCACCTTCACATAGTCCCAAGGTGGAATGGAGATACGAACTTCATGCCGGTAATCGCTGACACCAAGGTAATACCTGAGTCTCTCGAGCAGGCTTACGATGAGCTGAAGAAGGCTCTAGAGGAGATAGAAGATGCTGAGCGAGAGCGAGCTTGA